CCTGACGGCGGCCACCTGCCTGACCGCCGCGGGTCCTGCCCAGGCGCACACCCGACACGACTGCTCGCCGGCCGTCTCCATCGACGGCTACTCCGACGCGCTCGACAAGACGACGTACGAGAACACCTACGTCGGCAACTTCTCCGCGCTGGCCATGGACCGGGACGGCTCACTGGCCGCCCTCTCCGACCGCTCCTCGCTCTTCCGCCTGGACGCGAGGACGCTGAAGCCCCGGTCCGTGGTGCCGCTCACCGACGAGAACGGCACCGCGCTCGACTCCGAGGGCCTGGCCGTCGACCGCGACGGCACGCGCATGGTCACCTCCGAGACGGAACCCTCTGTACGCCGCTACTCCCGCACCGGCAGGGTCCTCGACCGCCTCCCGGTCCCGGACGCCCTGCGCGTGAGCCCCGCGGGCCGCGCCCGGCCCAACGGCACCTTCGAGGGCCTGACCCTGCTCCCCGGCGGCCGCACCCTGCTGGCCTCCATGGAGTACGCCCTCTCCGGCGACGACTCGACGATCGTCCGCTTCCAGACCTGGCGCAGGACGCCGCACGGCCACTTCACCCTCGGCGCCCAGTACGCCTACCGCACGGACCCCGGCCTGGGCGTCCCCGAGGTCCAGGCGACCCCCGACGGCCGCCTCCTGGTCCTGGAACGCGGCTTCACCTCCGGCGTGGGCAACACGGTCCGCCTCTACCTGGCCGACCCGCGCGGGGCGACGGACACGAGCGGCATCGACACCCTGCCGGCCCGCCCGGAGGCCCGTCTGATCAAGAAGACCCTCCTCACCGACCTCGTGACCTGCCCCTCCCTCGGCGCGACGGCCAAACAACCCCAGCCGAACCCGCTCCTCGACAACATCGAGGCCATGACGATCACGGGCCGCACGAAGAACACCCTCAGGGTCCTCCTGGCCAGCGACGACAACGAGAACAAGACTCAGACGACCCGCTTCTACGCCCTTCGGGTGAGAACAACCACCTAGATCCCACCCCCATCGGGGGTGCAGGGGGCTCCCGTCCGGGGCGCAGGGGGCGAAGCCCCCGCCGGGGTCCGGGGCGGAGCCCCGAGGCGAGGCCGGCCTCTTGCCCGACCGCCCCGGGCAGGCGGGGTGGGGAAACCCCCCGCTAAACCTCCGCCGCCGCAAACGCCCCCCGAGCCATCCGATGCAGCAACTCCGCCGTAGCCGCCCGCCCGGGCAAAGACCCGGCCCTCCCCAGATGCGGCGTCGAGTTCAGCAACCCGAACACCGAGTGCACAGCCGACCGAGCCGCAGGCTCACCGAGCCCCGGATAGACCTCCCGCACCACCCCCACCCACAGCTCCACGTACTGCCGCTGCAGCTGCCGCACCATCTTCCGGTCGCTGTCCCGGAGGCGATCCAGCTCCCGATCGTGCAGGGTGATCAGAGGCCGGTCGTCGAGCGCGAAGTCGATGTGCCCCTCGATCAGCGAGTCGAGGACCGCCTCCGCCCCCGCACCCCCGTCCGCCTCCGCCACCCGCCGCTTCGCCCCGGTCAGCAACTGCCCGCTGATCCCCACCAGCAGCTCCGCGAGCATCGCGTCCTTGCCCGCGAAGTGCCGGTACAGCCCGGGCCCGCTGATCCCGACAGCGGCGCCTATCTCGTCGACTCCGACCCCGTGGAAGCCCCGCTCGGCGAACAGCCGCGCGGCCTCCTTGAGGATCTGCTCGCGTCGGGTGGGGGCGTCGGTTCTCGTGGCCATGAAATCAATTCTAGACAGGGAGGTTAGCGGTCGTTAACCTGGAGGAAATGCGTTAACGCTCATTAACAAGGTGAGGGGACCGCAGGATGCACGAGGCACCGGAGCTCACGAGCGCGGCAGACCCCGCCTCGGAGGCCTTTCGGGCCAACGAGGAGGCGCACCGCACCCTCGTGGAGGAGCTGCGCACCAAGCTGGCCGCAGCCGCACAGGGCGGCGGCGAGAAGGCCCGCGCCCGCCACACCGCGCGCGGCAAGCTGCTCCCCCGCGACCGCGTCGACACCCTCCTCGACCCGGGCTCGCCCTTCCTGGAGCTGGCCCCGCTCGCGGCCGAAGGGATGTACGAGGGCCAGGCCCCGGCCGCCGGTGTCATCGCCGGCATCGGCCGGGTCAGCGGCCGCGAAGCGGTGATCATCGCCAATGACGCCACGGTCAAGGGCGGCACGTATTACCCGATGACGGTCAAAAAGCACCTCCGCGCCCAGGAGGTCGCCCTCGACAACCGCCTCCCCTGCGTCTACCTCGTGGACTCCGGCGGTGCCTTCCTCCCCATGCAGGACGAGGTCTTCCCGGACCGCGACCACTTCGGCCGGATCTTCTACAACCAGGCCCGTATGTCCGGCGCCGGCATCCCCCAGATCGCCGCCGTCCTCGGCTCCTGCACGGCCGGCGGGGCGTACGTCCCGGCGATGAGCGACGAGGCGGTGATCGTCCGCGACCAGGGCACGATCTTCCTCGGCGGACCACCCCTGGTGAAGGCGGCCACCGGCGAGGTCGTCACGGCGGAGGAGCTCGGCGGCGGCGAGGTCCACTCCCGCATCTCGGGCGTCACGGACCACCTCGCGGAGAACGACGCACACGCGCTCCGCATCGTCCGCACGATCGTCTCCACCCTCCCCACCCGAGGCCCCCTCCCCTGGGAGGTCACCCAGGCGACGGAACCCAAGGTCGACCCGCACGGCCTCTACGGCGCGGTCCCGGTCGACTCCCGCACCCCGTACGACGTGCGCGAGATCATCGCCCGGGTCGTCGACGGCTCCCGCTTCGCCGAGTTCAAGTCCGAGTTCGGCCAGACCCTGGTCACCGGCTTCGCCCGGATCCACGGCCACCCGGTGGGCATCGTCGCCAACAACGGCATCCTGTTCTCCGAGTCCGCCCAGAAGGGCGCCCACTTCATCGAGCTGTGCGACCAGCGCGGCATCCCGCTGGTGTTCCTGCAGAACATCTCCGGGTTCATGGTCGGCAAGGACTACGAGGCGGGCGGTATCGCCAAGCACGGCGCCAAGATGGTCACGGCCGTGGCCTGCACGCGCGTACCGAAGCTGACGGTCGTGGTGGGCGGCTCGTACGGCGCGGGCAACTACTCCATGTGCGGCAGGGCGTACTCCCCCCGCTTCCTGTGGATGTGGCCGAACGCCAAGATCTCCGTCATGGGCGGCGAACAGGCCGCCTCGGTCCTCGCGACGGTCAGGCGCGACCAGCTGGAGGCGCGCGGCGAGTCCTGGCCGGCCGAGGACGAGGAGGCCTTCAAGGCCCCGATCCGCGCCCAGTACGAGCACCAGGGCAACGCCTACTACGCGACGGCCCGCCTCTGGGACGACGGTGTGATCGACCCGCTGGACACCCGTCAGGTCCTGGGCCTGGCCCTGACCGCGTGCGCCAACGCGCCCCTGGGTGACCCCCAGTTCGGCGTCTTCCGGATGTGAGGGGACGGACGACGATGTTCGAGACAGTGCTGGTGGCCAACCGGGGCGAGATCGCCGTACGCGTCATCCGTACGCTGCGGTCGATGGGCGTGCGCTCGGTGGCCGTCTTCTCCGACGCGGACGCCGACGCCCGGCACGTCCGCGAGGCGGACACGGCGGTACGGCTCGGCCCGGCCCCGGCGTCCGAGAGCTACCTGTCGGTCGAGCGCCTGCTTCAGGCCGCGGCCCGCGCGGGCACGCAAGCCGTCCACCCCGGCTACGGCTTCCTCGCCGAGAACGCCGCCTTCGCGCGCGCCTGCGCCGAGGCCGGCCTGGTCTTCATCGGCCC
This region of Streptomyces caelestis genomic DNA includes:
- a CDS encoding esterase-like activity of phytase family protein; the protein is MPLRTPLALLTAALTAATCLTAAGPAQAHTRHDCSPAVSIDGYSDALDKTTYENTYVGNFSALAMDRDGSLAALSDRSSLFRLDARTLKPRSVVPLTDENGTALDSEGLAVDRDGTRMVTSETEPSVRRYSRTGRVLDRLPVPDALRVSPAGRARPNGTFEGLTLLPGGRTLLASMEYALSGDDSTIVRFQTWRRTPHGHFTLGAQYAYRTDPGLGVPEVQATPDGRLLVLERGFTSGVGNTVRLYLADPRGATDTSGIDTLPARPEARLIKKTLLTDLVTCPSLGATAKQPQPNPLLDNIEAMTITGRTKNTLRVLLASDDNENKTQTTRFYALRVRTTT
- a CDS encoding SACE_7040 family transcriptional regulator — its product is MATRTDAPTRREQILKEAARLFAERGFHGVGVDEIGAAVGISGPGLYRHFAGKDAMLAELLVGISGQLLTGAKRRVAEADGGAGAEAVLDSLIEGHIDFALDDRPLITLHDRELDRLRDSDRKMVRQLQRQYVELWVGVVREVYPGLGEPAARSAVHSVFGLLNSTPHLGRAGSLPGRAATAELLHRMARGAFAAAEV
- a CDS encoding carboxyl transferase domain-containing protein, coding for MHEAPELTSAADPASEAFRANEEAHRTLVEELRTKLAAAAQGGGEKARARHTARGKLLPRDRVDTLLDPGSPFLELAPLAAEGMYEGQAPAAGVIAGIGRVSGREAVIIANDATVKGGTYYPMTVKKHLRAQEVALDNRLPCVYLVDSGGAFLPMQDEVFPDRDHFGRIFYNQARMSGAGIPQIAAVLGSCTAGGAYVPAMSDEAVIVRDQGTIFLGGPPLVKAATGEVVTAEELGGGEVHSRISGVTDHLAENDAHALRIVRTIVSTLPTRGPLPWEVTQATEPKVDPHGLYGAVPVDSRTPYDVREIIARVVDGSRFAEFKSEFGQTLVTGFARIHGHPVGIVANNGILFSESAQKGAHFIELCDQRGIPLVFLQNISGFMVGKDYEAGGIAKHGAKMVTAVACTRVPKLTVVVGGSYGAGNYSMCGRAYSPRFLWMWPNAKISVMGGEQAASVLATVRRDQLEARGESWPAEDEEAFKAPIRAQYEHQGNAYYATARLWDDGVIDPLDTRQVLGLALTACANAPLGDPQFGVFRM